The Peromyscus maniculatus bairdii isolate BWxNUB_F1_BW_parent chromosome 6, HU_Pman_BW_mat_3.1, whole genome shotgun sequence genomic interval GTTAGAACATCTATTCCCCCAGACTCCCAGATGCTGCTCTCCCCACACTGGCTCCGCACAGAACATCATTATCTGTGCCGAGCTTCTGTCTCTATGGTAATAACAgatgggaagtgctgtggaattaTTCATGTTCACACAGGCAAGCAGTCAGGGAGCGGAGGGTAGGAGGTGGGAGAGGGCATGACCTGGGAGCACGGAGATGGGGGCCGACAGGGGCGGGGGCGGTGATGAGAGGTGAACATTTGTCAGACCTATTGTGggggagagatgggagaaaaaCCTCCGAGCACCAAAGTACTCCCAATTGGACAGCTGCAAATGTGGACCCAAACATGAGTAAGCCCGAAGCGGTAAAATAGAAACTgggcggaaaaaaaaaaaaaaggtgggggttggggggaagcgCGGCCGCCGAAGCCTGAGTTCCCCAAGTCTGCGCAGTGCTACTCACTGCGCTATTTCAGTTCCTGATCCTGCGGTGGGGTGGAGGAAAGGGGATTTCTTGGTGTTTCGAAATGTGACGGGCCAGCTCCACGGAGCTGAATATTCGAACTGACTCTCCTGGGGACGTCGGCTAGGAAGTCCCCCCACCCGCCCCCTGCCGCCCGCCCCGCCGGGGTGGCAGCCGAAAGCTCTCAAGTGGTTatctttctccacctccccacgtctctggaggaaaaaaaagaaaaagaaaaccctggaAACCCCAAACCAGAGCGCTCGGTGGATTAGAACGGGTCACTTAGGAGGGCGAGGGCGCGGGGCCGCAGGGTCTGCCCCGGCGCTGCGAAAGCAGCGGCCTCTCCGGCGATGGCGGCCGCCCAGGCCACCCCGGCGCGCCCAGGCGGGGCTCAGCGCCGGCAGCTGGCAGGGCGGCCGCGGCGGGAGGCCCCGCGGGGGCGAGGGGCCCCGCGCCGTCTGCGCGCCAGCCGGCCGGCCGGCGGGGGGAGGAGGGGCGGCGCGGGGTCGCCGCCTCCGGGCGGGGGCGTCTgcgcggcgggcgggcgggcgggctcaCCCCGGGGGGCGCGGCGGGGAGCCGCCCGCAGCCACCtccggggcggggccgggcggcCAGCTGCGGccgcgggggcggggtgggggtggtggccGAGGCTGACCTCGGGCGCGGCCAGCTGCCGGGGTCGCGCCCAGTGCAGCCCGCCgcgccctgccccctccccccgctcgccctccctccccaccccggcCGCGCGGCGGCCCCAGCGGCCAGGGCGCCCCCGGGGCTGGCCCGTCTCCACACGGCGGCGGGCGTGGCGGGGGCGGCCCCAGACAGCCGGCTGGGCGACtcggggaaggaaggagggcggcgggggtggggccCAGGGAACATCCTGTCTGCGCCGGGCACCGCAGACAGCGCCGTGCGCCAGCCGCCCAGACGGCGCGCCGGGCCAGCCGCGCGGGGCACGCGCGCGGCGGGGAGGGgagcggggcggggggagggagggaggagggagggagggagacgggCGCACGCGCGTGCGCGGCGGGGGCGCGCGCCCCCGGCGGGGCCGGCGGGGCGGGGGCGCGCAGCCCGCGAGCAGCCACAATAGGCCAGACGGCGCGCGCGCCCGAGGGGCCGGCTGGCGCGGGGCCGCGCGGCGCCGCCGGCTtcgtcccctcccctcccccgcccgccgCCCTCGCTGTCCCCCGGGCGGCCGGAGACGGCGGCGGCGTCTGCGGGAAGCCGTGTCTCCGCAGTGACGTGGGCGGGCCGAGGGCCGGGTGACGTCAGAGGCTGTGTGTAGCGATGTGTGTGGGGTTCGGAGCGGCGCCGGCACAGCGAAGGCGGCGggcgagcggcggcggcggcggcggcgggcacAGGTGCGGCCGCAGGTCGCGAGGGGACGCGAGGGGCGTGCGGCCGGCCTCTGGGGACGCCGAGGCGGCGGCGGGGGTGATGGGGAGGCCGCGGACCCCCGTGGAGCCTCCCGGGGCGCGGAGGGCCGGAGTGGGGCGTCCGGGGGTGCGTGGGGTCCCGGGCGGGGTCGCGGGCACGGGGCGCGCGGCGGGGGCCCCACGGGGGTCCCGGGCTTCGCGGGTCCCGGGACGGGTCGGCTGGCAGGGGACAGCAGCGCCGCACTTGACCCGAGCGGCCGGGACCCGAGCGACCCGGACGCCGGTCATCGCCGCCATCCCCCGGCCGTCTGCGCTCGGCGGGGATGCCCCGGGCTGGCCCCAGCTCCGAGCGGCCGGCGGCGCGGGCTCGCGGGCTTCCGGGCTGGGCGCCCGACCTGCCCGCGCCCCTCGGGGTGCCACGGCTCGGCGAAGGCGGTGGCGCAGCCCTGGGCCGCCGAGGTGGCCCCGGAGAAGTTCCCGCGGACCGGCTGCGCGGGGGATTTCCACCGGCGGCCCCCGCAGCGGGGCGATGTGGGGAGGGCACTCGGGGTGATCCCAGTCtcgggtgggggttgggaggactCCTCCCTGGACTTCCCCCTGCCCCTCGCACCTCCCCCGACGTCCGGAGTCCCCTGctctcctgtccccctcctccGGGTGAGGCTGGGTGGGCGTCCGCGTGGGCGCGGGGCTGTGGGGCGCCCCCGGTCTAGGTCATGCCTCCTGCCCTCTGCCTTGGCTCGCCTTCGCTGAGGTGTCCCTGGAGTGGCGAAAGTCACCGTACGGCGGCTGGATGGCTTTCGGCGGTAATCCTTTGGGTTTGTGTGAACAGGAATTGCTGGGAGTTGAGAAGGCAAAGGTTTTTATTTATCGGCTTTTACTGGCTCTTCTCCCCggagggaagtggaggaagaCTCTCTTTTCCCCATTCTGCCTCCATTTGCATTCTTTGTGAGGTCTGTCTGCCTTGTGCTTTTTTGTCCCGGATTAGTCTTGCTCAAGGATGGAGATTTCCAGGCATGGAGTCTTAACAGCTTTTGGCTTCCATTAAGCAAATTCGCTAACCTTTTAAAgggaaagtttaatttttttccttcgaTTCAGAAAGATAGCTTATATTGACTAGATGAATTAATCCACTTGAGACTAACTTAGTTACATATGGTAGGTATATTAACATGTAGCTGCTTCTTTTGGAGAGCTGaaactacagattttttttctttagtgagagaaaatattttttaattaaaatggcaTAGTTGAGAAAACCTCGAActgagttttgtttatttgtattctaAATTTGTACTCCCTCGTTTGGAGGGATGTTACTTAGTGCTCCTGTTACCCCCTTCCTGGGTTGCTTCCTATGTAAATGAAGTTTCTTTGAGATCACTGGTGTTAGATTGAAAGAAATCACTCAAGTATTACCGTTGGTAAAGTGAACTGAGTTTAAGATTAAGAACTGGTTTTAAATTGACCCTTTGGCCTCTGGAGCAAATTCAATTGTAACTTtccccacccctttctcttcttccaggtCAATTAAAAGAAGAACTGTAATTCTTGAAGATAACtgggcagtttttttttaacGATAGAAGTGAGGTGAAGTGGAGGGTTAGACAAGTCTTCAGTTTGTTGACAGCAGCAGACCACCATTTTCGGTGAAGCTACCTTCACCCCTTCTTTTTTGGTGTCCTTGGCAAAAATTAAATGTTACACCATTGTAACTCATGGTCGGTGTGGTTTTAGGATACAGTAATGGCATAAACCTCCACGTGCTCTGCCTAAAAGACAAAACCACCAAACTCAACATCACACTGAACGTTGGGCGTCTTGAATTGAGAAATTAGCATTCTTTTAATACAAATAtctgaagaactcaagaaaacaaGATTGTCCTCAGAAGTCAGCTTATGattaatattctttattattagaagcaaaatgagaaattttgtgttattttcgGTTATATCCTAAGGTATAACTAAACCAAAACCAATTTGCACAAATCTGTTGAGTAAGGAAATTCATCTTCGGAAagttaaacattttttaaggGAGTCATAAGTATTTGTATACATTGCCCCTTTCTCTTCAAATTAGCAACTGGGTGCAACATGCCAATTGCAGacttaattatttaaaacaccAGTGTAGCCATGGAAAACCTACAATCCAGTTTCTCCTTAGTTCAGGGTTCCAGTAAAAAACTGAATGGAATGGAGGACGATGGCAGCCCTCCTGTGAAAAAAATGATGACAGACATTCATGCCAATGGGAGAATGCTAACCAAGGTGAAGAAGGAACATTTGGACGACTGTGGAGACGAAGCAGTGGAGGCCGATGGAGAGCATGCTCAGCAAAACTGTGCTTCCATTCATGAGACTTTAAATTTAAACCCCAGTCTGAAACACACACTGGCGCAGTTCCATCTAAGTAGTCAGAGCTCTTTGGGTGGACCGGCAGCGTTCTCCGCTCGCTATTCCCAGGAAAGCATGTCTCCGACTGTGTTCCTGCCTCTTCCGTCTCCTCAGGTTCTCCCCGGGCCTCTCCTCATTCCTTCCGATAGCTCCACGGAGCTCACCCAGACTGTTTTGGAAGGGGAGTCTATTTCTTGTTTTCAAGTTGGAGGGGaaaagagactctgcttgccCCAGGTCTTGAATTCTGTCCTCCGAGAATTTTCACTCCAGCAGATAAACACAGTGTGTGATGAGCTGTACATATATTGTTCAAGGTGTACTTCAGACCAGCTTCATATCTTAAAGGTCCTCGGAATACTTCCATTCAATGCCCCATCCTGTGGGCTGATCACATTGACTGACGCACAAAGACTCTGTAACGCTTTACTGCGGCCACGGACTTTTCCTCAAAATGGTAGCATACTTCCTGCTAAAACCTCTCTGGCTCAGTTGAGGGAAACCGGCAGTGCCTTTGAAGTCGAGCACGAATGCCTAGGCAAATGTCAGGGCCTCTTCGCACCTCAGTTCTATGTCCAGCCTGACGCTCCCTGTATCCAGTGTCTGGAGTGCTGTGGCATGTTTGCGCCCCAGACGTTCGTCATGCATTCTCACAGGTCCCCCGACAAGAGAACTTGCCACTGGGGCTTCGAGTCGGCCAAGTGGCACTGTTACCTTCATGTGAACCAAAAATACCTAGGGACGCccgaagaaaagaaactgaagataattttagaagaaatgaaggagaagTTTAGcatgagaaatggaaagagaacCCAATCAAAGGCAAGTTCCTTTTTTTAGGTAGTGATTTTGAATAGTGGTAATGGTTTTGTGTCTGTTGCTTGGTATTATGAAGGTAATGCTTCAGCTAAGTCATGTAACAACAGAAACCCGTGAGCGTCATGCTTTCGAAGTTTTAGCCATGATGTCTTTTTCTGTATATTTCCTCATCTGAGAGAACTAGaatcattcccattttacaggtaagagAACGAGTCTCAAGTGACTCTTTCTAAACTGGGAGGCATTGTGGCCTCTTTGGACGATCTCTTTCACACATCCGGCTTCTTGCCTAAATCTGTTGCCTAGGACTCAAAATCATTTGCACTTTGGTGTTCTGTTATCTCCATTtgcaaatgatacagctagctcaaAGTGGTCTGGTGGTAGGCTCAGAACTCTGCTTTTCCAAGCTACACCAGTGACTTTTGATGTTTTTGTGCTTGGAGATTGAGGAGTGATCTGTACTCAAGTCAAATTAAGGCATTTAGCTGAGTAATTTGGTACTAGTAACCAGGGttatggtgttttttgtttgtttggttttggtttttcgagacaaaatttctctgtgtagccctggctgtcctggatctcctccctctgtagaccaggctggcctggaacgcacagagatcctcctgcctctgcctcctgagtgctgggattaaaggtgtgcaccaccaccacctggtttaggattttgtttttaatacaaaaGAAAGGAATGCTTTTGAAAAACTGTGACATAGAAGCAGAATAAAGGTTATTTCAGATTAACGAAATATTACTATAACAAGCTATCGGCCAAGAGATTTATGCGTTACCCTTTCCACAGCATTGGCTGGCAGGCTAAGATAACAAATTAAGATTTGAATGCCTGGGTGAAAGGCAAGGTTTGGAGTGGTAAGCTTTGATGTAACTATAtctttttctgcttgttttaaAATTCGTATGTCATATACCTAGTACTCTTTAAAATGTATTGAGCATTACTTTGGAgcggtttttcttttttctttttttttttttttggtttttcgagacagggtttctctgtgtagctttgtgcctttcctgggactcacttggtagtccaggctggtctcgaactcacagagatccacctggctctgcctcctgagtgctgggattaaaggcgtgcgccaccaccgcccagcttggagctgttttttatgtataattttattgaaTTCTTGTGGCAGAAGATTGGCCACCTTTTAAGAACTTTAAAGTTTTCAACtatttaggtttttttcccccatttgaAATACCACTTTCTATTTACAGAAGAAAGTTTATTAACTAACTCTAGGTTGTTCACGGCAGAACTAGGTAGgcttaaattataatttaatattggGTGTTCTGTGCTTGTGCTTTTGAGGGAACTTCAGTGTCTTCTAAGGCAGTGGTTTGCTCAACATGGAGAGAATTAAATTTAGACTTTTCCTTAGGGTACCTTGCTGCTTTCCCAAAAGTTATCTCTGAAATCTTCCTGGTGGGCACTAGGTAAGTTTTACTCTTCAGACGCAGTGTTAACTGGTTTAGAGCAGGACTGACTTGATGCCATTACTTCAGAGTGTGAGACTCGTCTATATGGCTCTGTTTGTGCAGCGCTGCAGTTCCTGCTCAGGGATCTGTATTTGAAAGTGAAGGATGCTCCCTTGGtgcttctgtctccccagctAATTAGGCCACTACCTTAACATGTCTGACGGCGGCCGTAGTGTTTGCCAGGAACTCCTGCTCCGGTCTTCGCTACTCTTGACAAGCGATCTTAGAAGCACCTGTTCTGTGCTTGGGTGAAACCATCTGAGAAATACCGCTGCGTTtgttttgaaaagataaaaagctTGTACCCCTTCCCTTGGGGTACAGTAACACAGATgcatttctgtttggttttgggaAGGTATGAGAGcgcccctccttcttctcttagttattttgttttgttttttttttttttttcagagtttgcTGGAGGTTTTGTACCATGTTGTTTCCACTTTTCCATGAATTGATGAAAGTTAGGGGAATTTAAGAAAATTCATCAaaccttttagaaaaaaaaattgagctttGTATTTTTAACACCTGCTTAAGCAGTTTTTCAAATGCTGTTACTGAACATTGAAACTCTCCTCTTCTAGACATGGAGAGGTAGCTTTGAAGGGTCTGTGAGGGAAGTGACCTGGATCTTCTTCCTGTCAGATGTGGCTGGTGTGTTACTGAAAGGAGATCTGACTCCCAGGCTAGACAGTTCCCTGGAGCAGCAGAGGCTGCGTTTGAGGAATAGTACTAGAGCTTAGCGTAGCACGTGCATTCCTCTTCAATCTGTCTGGACTCCACGACTGAAGTACTTACATGGGAAAGGAGTAGGGTTGGAGAGCGAGTGTCAGCATTCTGAGAGTCAGGGAACTTTAGTTGTTGCTTGTCAGACAAACCAAATGGATGAGGAAGcgcatttaaaacaaaatcaagtcTTTTGTTTAACACAGAGACTGTGCTGAATATTTTAACCTTCTATATGAAGGAAATTATATTTAGTGTGACCAGTGTAATTTGATATGGTTTATGTGGTCAAAATACTGGTATgggattaaaataaaaagaaacctaaaAATATAGGCACTTGTTGGAAATCTAGCAACTTATTTTAAAGGCCAGAAATATATTAGTAATGATCAACAAGCTACTTATTTGCATAACTATTTAATTTGCATAGTTAGCTATATTTAGATTCTAAGATAAAGTGGGATAAGGTTAAGTGTTCTTAGAGGAGAACTGAGTTTATTCTTTGTAGAAACTAAAATATTTTGGACCCTTTCTAAGGTTATCAGAAATATGCATGATAGGTCTGGGCTCATAGTTTGGTTGTAGAGAGCTTGCCTGACCcggcaaagccctgggtttgagcccagcTCTGCATCAGCCAGGGGTGGTGATGGCACCTCAGTCCCTGTGTTTGGGAAGTGTAAGTAggagggtcatccttggctagagAGAGATTGAgggctgcatgagaccttgtctcaaaagaaaaaaaagggcatATAATTCCGATATGCTCAGGTTGCACTATAGAATAGGTATTTCCAGACTCTGATGATAGGGTTTTTTggtgtgctttttattttaaaaaaaaatggttgttgTGTTTTAGAATGCGTAGCTAATATGCAAAATACTGTTTTCCTAATTCTTTTTCACCTCATAAGTCGGTATTCAGACAGATGAGAATCAGACCAACTGAGTTTCTGCTTTTAGAACAAGGCTAAGCAAGTACGCCATTGGCAGACAAACCTGAAGGGTGATGCTTAACACTATTTTCAAGCAGGTAAGAAGAGGTCATTTTTAGTTAGCTGATAACAGAATTGTAGGGATTCTTCACTGTAACACTGCACTGACCATCTCTAATTCACTAGTTAGAATGGTGTATGCCAGGCTGGAGTGAGaagaacactggttgcttttATGGAGGACACAGCTttgtttctcagcacccacatggcagctcacaaccatatgtaactccagtcccaggggatctaaagccctcttctggcctttgaaggcAGCAGGCACATAAATATATTcaaacaaacactcatacacataacacataaaaaattttaaaaagggtgGTGTATGCCCTTGCAGtatattaaaataaagttttctaAGTCAGACTCATCTACTCTGAGCACAATAGTATAGTTTTACTTTATGCAACTAAGGGAATATTGGTGTTTAGGTTATCTGTGATGCAGACAGATGTCCGAAGGATAAACAACTGGAAAGTCTTTTCTCCTGCTTGGTAGAGAACATGCTAGCCCTGGGTTGAGCTACAGGTCCCCCTCCCCGAAAACAGCATTAATGTTTCACTCCTTTAGTTTTGCACTTTTGTTTCTTCGGTGATCACTGGAACATACTTCTCCTCTCTTTCAGGGTGCTGGATGTTTAGGAAACATGTTTCTTGTTATAACCCTAATGAtggaagcaatttttaaaaatatttggtattcattaattttttgatcaaacccaaggctttgccTTTGCTAGACATGTGTTCTACCACTGGGGTAGGAAACTTTCCTAGCCCaaggattttttcccccaagatggggtttttctgtgtagccctggctgttcgggaatttgttctgtagaccaggctggcatagaactcagatctgcctgcctctgccacctgagtgctgggattaaaggcgtgtgccactaccacccagcaggatttttttttttaaataatggctTAACCTTTGAAAATGTCTATAGTTTATATATACAACTTAATATAACTCATCAAATAAGAGAATGAATGTGAAAGCATTTTGGAAGTTGAAAGCCCTTTTATATAGAAATATCAGATGGTATTGAATGATTACTGAAATATTAATATGTACATGGAAATTCCTCCCAAACATCTTCATTTACCAAACATGTGAATCAGGTCTGTcataagaaacagaaatatttaaaaattatatagacTGATAGACTGCAACCCAAGCAGGTATGTGGATTGGTTCCTTGGAGATGGTGCCCATTTCCAGTCTGGTTGAGATCACCTTGAGGTTTTGGACAATGGAGCCCAGCACAGACATGTTTGGATTGGTCAGAGTTTGTTTGGTACACCGTTTTCTTGGACAGTGAGTCTTGATAGGGAGTTTATAGTGATGAGTTTTCAGAGTTTATTTTAATAGTAGGCGTTCCTTGATTTTATTGTAAAGTTTTAGTATGCTTTGGGAATAGTACTCCCatggttttaataaaaataggATGTATT includes:
- the Skil gene encoding ski-like protein isoform X3, which codes for MENLQSSFSLVQGSSKKLNGMEDDGSPPVKKMMTDIHANGRMLTKVKKEHLDDCGDEAVEADGEHAQQNCASIHETLNLNPSLKHTLAQFHLSSQSSLGGPAAFSARYSQESMSPTVFLPLPSPQVLPGPLLIPSDSSTELTQTVLEGESISCFQVGGEKRLCLPQVLNSVLREFSLQQINTVCDELYIYCSRCTSDQLHILKVLGILPFNAPSCGLITLTDAQRLCNALLRPRTFPQNGSILPAKTSLAQLRETGSAFEVEHECLGKCQGLFAPQFYVQPDAPCIQCLECCGMFAPQTFVMHSHRSPDKRTCHWGFESAKWHCYLHVNQKYLGTPEEKKLKIILEEMKEKFSMRNGKRTQSKANTPSGMELPSWYPVIKQEGDHVSQTHSFLHPSYYLYMCDKVVAPNVSLTSAASQSKEITKTETNPLISNSSMSKKKSESPVCGLVRDVSKRAAEAVSPFPVRDGTCEDDKGKIMEEVMRTYVTQQEKLNSILQKKQQLQMEVDMLSSSKAMKELTEEQQSLQKELESLQNEHAQRMEEFYTEQRDLEKKLEQVMKQKCTCDSNLEKDKEAEYAAQLAELRQRLDHAEADRQELQDELRQEREARQKLELMIKELKAQMVKSAKTTKE
- the Skil gene encoding ski-like protein isoform X2, producing the protein MENLQSSFSLVQGSSKKLNGMEDDGSPPVKKMMTDIHANGRMLTKVKKEHLDDCGDEAVEADGEHAQQNCASIHETLNLNPSLKHTLAQFHLSSQSSLGGPAAFSARYSQESMSPTVFLPLPSPQVLPGPLLIPSDSSTELTQTVLEGESISCFQVGGEKRLCLPQVLNSVLREFSLQQINTVCDELYIYCSRCTSDQLHILKVLGILPFNAPSCGLITLTDAQRLCNALLRPRTFPQNGSILPAKTSLAQLRETGSAFEVEHECLGKCQGLFAPQFYVQPDAPCIQCLECCGMFAPQTFVMHSHRSPDKRTCHWGFESAKWHCYLHVNQKYLGTPEEKKLKIILEEMKEKFSMRNGKRTQSKTDTPSGMELPSWYPVIKQEGDHVSQTHSFLHPSYYLYMCDKVVAPNVSLTSAASQSKEITKTETSKFLSKQSEKTRGSSKHQKTVSYPDVSLEEQEKMDLKTSRDLCTRSDPLISNSSMSKKKSESPVCGLVRDVSKRAAEAVSPFPVRDGTCEDDKGKIMEEVMRTYVTQQEKLNSILQKKQQLQMEVDMLSSSKAMKELTEEQQSLQKELESLQNEHAQRMEEFYTEQRDLEKKLEQVMKQKCTCDSNLEKDKEAEYAAQLAELRQRLDHAEADRQELQDELRQEREARQKLELMIKELKAQMVKSAKTTKE
- the Skil gene encoding ski-like protein isoform X4, whose product is MENLQSSFSLVQGSSKKLNGMEDDGSPPVKKMMTDIHANGRMLTKVKKEHLDDCGDEAVEADGEHAQQNCASIHETLNLNPSLKHTLAQFHLSSQSSLGGPAAFSARYSQESMSPTVFLPLPSPQVLPGPLLIPSDSSTELTQTVLEGESISCFQVGGEKRLCLPQVLNSVLREFSLQQINTVCDELYIYCSRCTSDQLHILKVLGILPFNAPSCGLITLTDAQRLCNALLRPRTFPQNGSILPAKTSLAQLRETGSAFEVEHECLGKCQGLFAPQFYVQPDAPCIQCLECCGMFAPQTFVMHSHRSPDKRTCHWGFESAKWHCYLHVNQKYLGTPEEKKLKIILEEMKEKFSMRNGKRTQSKTDTPSGMELPSWYPVIKQEGDHVSQTHSFLHPSYYLYMCDKVVAPNVSLTSAASQSKEITKTETNPLISNSSMSKKKSESPVCGLVRDVSKRAAEAVSPFPVRDGTCEDDKGKIMEEVMRTYVTQQEKLNSILQKKQQLQMEVDMLSSSKAMKELTEEQQSLQKELESLQNEHAQRMEEFYTEQRDLEKKLEQVMKQKCTCDSNLEKDKEAEYAAQLAELRQRLDHAEADRQELQDELRQEREARQKLELMIKELKAQMVKSAKTTKE
- the Skil gene encoding ski-like protein isoform X1, which codes for MENLQSSFSLVQGSSKKLNGMEDDGSPPVKKMMTDIHANGRMLTKVKKEHLDDCGDEAVEADGEHAQQNCASIHETLNLNPSLKHTLAQFHLSSQSSLGGPAAFSARYSQESMSPTVFLPLPSPQVLPGPLLIPSDSSTELTQTVLEGESISCFQVGGEKRLCLPQVLNSVLREFSLQQINTVCDELYIYCSRCTSDQLHILKVLGILPFNAPSCGLITLTDAQRLCNALLRPRTFPQNGSILPAKTSLAQLRETGSAFEVEHECLGKCQGLFAPQFYVQPDAPCIQCLECCGMFAPQTFVMHSHRSPDKRTCHWGFESAKWHCYLHVNQKYLGTPEEKKLKIILEEMKEKFSMRNGKRTQSKANTPSGMELPSWYPVIKQEGDHVSQTHSFLHPSYYLYMCDKVVAPNVSLTSAASQSKEITKTETSKFLSKQSEKTRGSSKHQKTVSYPDVSLEEQEKMDLKTSRDLCTRSDPLISNSSMSKKKSESPVCGLVRDVSKRAAEAVSPFPVRDGTCEDDKGKIMEEVMRTYVTQQEKLNSILQKKQQLQMEVDMLSSSKAMKELTEEQQSLQKELESLQNEHAQRMEEFYTEQRDLEKKLEQVMKQKCTCDSNLEKDKEAEYAAQLAELRQRLDHAEADRQELQDELRQEREARQKLELMIKELKAQMVKSAKTTKE